The following coding sequences are from one Pseudodesulfovibrio sp. S3 window:
- a CDS encoding asparaginase, with translation MTKKAEIVVFFTGGTIGMSPVEGSDGVAPGGNFEALLNQFKPSEADVALRPILWSDKPSPHMTPKDMFRLARDVETALKQENVLGAVVLHGTDTLAETAYMCDLIIDSDKPVILTGSMRYYSESGYDGIRNLANTIRACLLPLPPGVGACILMTDRIFAAREAVKVNSLNVDAFESREAGVVGYVAGESVILAKRNSTPSPRRKISPENIVPEVPLITAYTGIDRSLLDHAISIGAKGIVIEGFGAGNVPPAMVEGIETCLQARVPVVLTTRCIEGGVWPIYGYPGGGADLKSKGVIMAGRLGGPKARIRLMCALGLTSDIKEIREIFAEA, from the coding sequence ATGACAAAAAAAGCTGAAATAGTAGTATTTTTTACTGGAGGAACCATCGGCATGTCCCCGGTCGAGGGCAGTGACGGCGTGGCTCCCGGCGGCAACTTCGAAGCCCTGCTCAACCAATTCAAACCGTCGGAAGCGGATGTTGCCCTGCGCCCGATCCTGTGGTCGGACAAGCCAAGTCCTCACATGACCCCCAAGGATATGTTCCGGCTGGCCCGCGACGTGGAAACGGCCCTGAAGCAGGAGAACGTCCTCGGCGCGGTGGTGCTGCACGGCACCGACACCCTGGCCGAAACAGCCTACATGTGCGACCTGATCATCGACTCCGACAAGCCCGTCATCCTGACCGGGTCCATGCGCTACTATTCCGAATCCGGGTACGACGGCATCCGCAATCTGGCCAACACCATCCGGGCCTGCCTACTCCCCCTGCCCCCGGGCGTCGGCGCTTGCATCCTCATGACCGACCGCATCTTTGCCGCGCGCGAAGCGGTCAAGGTCAACTCCCTGAACGTGGACGCCTTTGAATCCCGCGAGGCGGGCGTGGTCGGCTACGTTGCCGGAGAGTCCGTGATCCTGGCCAAACGCAACTCCACCCCCTCCCCGCGCCGCAAGATCAGCCCCGAGAACATTGTCCCGGAAGTACCCCTCATCACTGCCTATACCGGCATTGACCGATCACTTCTCGATCATGCAATAAGCATTGGGGCAAAAGGAATTGTCATCGAAGGATTCGGAGCCGGGAATGTCCCCCCGGCCATGGTCGAAGGCATAGAAACCTGTCTGCAGGCACGGGTGCCCGTGGTCTTGACCACCCGCTGTATCGAAGGCGGAGTCTGGCCCATCTATGGATACCCTGGCGGCGGGGCCGACCTGAAATCAAAGGGCGTCATCATGGCTGGGCGGCTCGGCGGTCCCAAGGCCCGGATACGCCTCATGTGCGCCCTTGGCCTGACCTCGGACATCAAGGAGATTCGGGAGATATTTGCAGAAGCCTGA
- the glnD gene encoding [protein-PII] uridylyltransferase, producing the protein MRPDSHLPDSAVKLKQARADLWKRAKAGSVGGFAWEYTHLVDRYFRDRIREAGAQKFAFALVAVGGYGRGRLCPGSDVDVLVLFKQRIPAGAEPFIKTLLFPLWDLGLDLGHGVRTISDCVSLSKKDFQVLASLMDARPLAGDAEVFDLFQTDFEAKVLKKTGTFFARSLRDHNRSRARQYGDASGLLEPELKNGLGGLRDGQQVFWLRRVLETTGLKPVFLPEEFSRLRDDQAFLNRVRTALHLAAGRKNDRLFFDLQPPTARLMGFAVKDASPQDTGRAVEFFLSRLHQAMTRIKTMREAMFQEGFPEKHPAPLPKLSIRNIAACPEGLFFKSQSAVTAGNVLGAFLESARSGLPLTWGARRIIRRNPGRFAGRLVARAETLSILVEIFMAPHCGVACEGLLETRLLPALFPEFGDVEHLIQFNDYHVHPVGRHTLATVALLSSFLSDDSDWTGELAARIPDPKRLILAGFFHDLGKGEPSHSKAGADIAREVLTIYEREQQVIDDVAFLVEHHLLLPKAATRRDLSDERVAAEVAGIVATPERLDMLYLLSVADSMATGPRAWNSWTRSLFGELYFKVRNLLEHGPLSEPDAAKHLSHAKSAVFISASDQDSALVSAAVQAMPHRAFLALTPTAIAAHIRLAKRLRDGVAEDRIRKPSSIGGKGVNFIEAAPGKAENTYELTIAAMDQQGLFATVAGAISLHGLNILAADIFTWKDGTVVDVFTVNEPPENLYLEEVWARVSRSIGYALVNKLDLAARLEERRNSPLTRGRTGPKLRPLVSIENKTSDFYTVVEVAATDRTGFLFDMARTLADHSLSIHLAKITTIKGRAADIFHVRTLDGQRLLDTERINLLKQALLQAAKAQ; encoded by the coding sequence ATGCGACCAGACAGCCACCTGCCCGACTCCGCCGTCAAGCTGAAACAGGCCAGGGCTGATCTGTGGAAGCGGGCCAAAGCCGGTTCCGTGGGCGGGTTCGCCTGGGAGTACACCCATCTGGTTGATCGCTACTTCCGGGACCGCATCAGGGAAGCCGGGGCACAAAAATTCGCCTTTGCCCTGGTCGCCGTGGGTGGATATGGTCGAGGAAGACTCTGTCCAGGCTCGGACGTGGACGTACTGGTCCTGTTCAAACAGCGCATCCCCGCAGGGGCCGAACCCTTCATCAAGACCCTGCTCTTCCCGCTCTGGGATCTCGGCCTTGACCTGGGCCACGGCGTGCGCACCATCTCGGACTGCGTCTCGCTGTCCAAAAAGGATTTCCAGGTTCTGGCCTCGCTCATGGACGCCCGCCCCCTGGCCGGAGACGCCGAGGTCTTCGACCTGTTCCAAACCGACTTTGAAGCCAAGGTCCTCAAGAAGACGGGCACTTTTTTTGCCCGGAGCCTGCGCGATCACAACAGGTCACGCGCCCGGCAGTACGGTGACGCCTCCGGCCTGCTCGAACCCGAACTGAAAAACGGACTCGGCGGATTGCGCGACGGCCAGCAGGTGTTCTGGCTGCGACGCGTGCTCGAAACAACGGGCCTGAAACCGGTCTTCCTGCCCGAGGAATTCTCGCGCCTTCGCGATGACCAGGCCTTTCTGAACCGGGTACGCACGGCCCTGCACCTGGCAGCGGGGCGCAAGAACGACCGGCTGTTCTTTGACCTCCAACCGCCCACGGCACGACTCATGGGTTTTGCGGTCAAGGACGCATCCCCCCAGGACACGGGTCGGGCCGTGGAGTTCTTCCTCTCCCGGCTGCACCAGGCCATGACCCGCATCAAGACCATGCGCGAAGCCATGTTCCAGGAGGGCTTTCCCGAAAAGCACCCCGCTCCGCTGCCAAAGCTCTCCATCCGCAACATCGCAGCCTGCCCCGAGGGCCTGTTTTTCAAGAGCCAGTCGGCTGTAACCGCTGGCAACGTACTGGGCGCATTCCTGGAATCCGCCCGCAGCGGGCTGCCCCTGACCTGGGGCGCACGCCGCATCATCCGACGTAATCCCGGCCGGTTCGCAGGCAGGCTCGTGGCCCGTGCAGAGACCCTGTCCATACTGGTGGAAATCTTCATGGCCCCGCACTGCGGCGTGGCCTGCGAGGGGCTGCTCGAAACCCGCCTGCTGCCTGCCCTCTTCCCGGAATTCGGCGACGTGGAACACCTCATCCAGTTCAACGACTACCACGTCCACCCCGTAGGAAGGCATACCCTGGCTACCGTTGCCCTTCTGTCCAGCTTCCTGTCCGACGACTCGGACTGGACAGGCGAACTGGCAGCCCGAATCCCTGACCCAAAGCGGCTGATCCTGGCCGGTTTTTTTCACGACCTGGGCAAGGGCGAACCGAGCCACTCCAAGGCCGGTGCCGATATCGCCCGTGAGGTTCTGACCATCTACGAACGGGAACAACAGGTCATCGACGATGTGGCTTTCCTGGTGGAACACCACCTGCTCCTCCCCAAGGCCGCAACCCGGCGCGACTTGTCGGACGAACGTGTGGCCGCCGAAGTCGCCGGGATTGTGGCCACGCCCGAACGACTGGACATGCTCTACCTTCTGTCCGTGGCCGATTCCATGGCCACCGGCCCGCGCGCCTGGAATTCCTGGACCCGCTCCCTGTTCGGCGAACTCTATTTCAAGGTCCGCAACCTCCTTGAGCACGGTCCCCTGTCAGAGCCGGACGCCGCCAAACACCTGTCCCACGCCAAAAGCGCCGTGTTCATCTCCGCCTCGGATCAGGACTCGGCCCTTGTCAGCGCGGCAGTGCAGGCCATGCCCCATCGTGCCTTTCTGGCCCTCACTCCAACGGCAATCGCCGCACACATCCGTTTGGCAAAACGGCTCAGGGACGGCGTGGCCGAAGACCGCATACGCAAACCCTCCTCCATCGGCGGCAAAGGAGTCAATTTCATCGAAGCCGCACCGGGCAAGGCGGAAAACACCTATGAACTGACCATTGCCGCCATGGACCAACAAGGCCTGTTCGCCACCGTGGCCGGAGCCATCTCCCTGCACGGCCTGAACATCCTGGCCGCCGACATCTTCACTTGGAAAGACGGCACGGTGGTGGATGTCTTCACCGTGAACGAACCACCTGAAAACCTCTATCTCGAAGAGGTCTGGGCCCGCGTCAGCCGTTCCATCGGGTACGCCCTGGTCAACAAACTCGATCTGGCAGCGCGCCTGGAAGAGCGGCGCAACTCGCCGCTGACCAGGGGACGCACCGGCCCCAAGCTCCGCCCGCTGGTGTCCATCGAAAACAAGACAAGCGATTTCTACACCGTGGTCGAAGTGGCCGCCACGGACCGGACCGGGTTTCTCTTTGACATGGCCCGCACCTTGGCCGACCACTCCCTGTCCATCCACCTGGCCAAGATCACCACCATCAAGGGCAGGGCCGCCGACATATTCCACGTCCGCACCCTGGACGGCCAACGGCTGCTCGACACGGAACGGATCAACCTGCTGAAGCAGGCCCTGCTGCAAGCGGCCAAGGCACAGTGA
- a CDS encoding P-II family nitrogen regulator translates to MKKIEIITRTFKLDEVKTALSGIGVKGMTISEVKGCGRQGGHKEVYRGAEYQVDFVPKIKIEAVVEDDFASQVVEAARSAAYTGEVGDGKIFVSTVDEVVRIRTGETGEEAI, encoded by the coding sequence ATGAAGAAGATAGAAATCATCACCCGGACCTTCAAGCTCGACGAGGTAAAAACCGCCCTGTCGGGCATCGGCGTCAAGGGCATGACCATCAGCGAGGTCAAGGGATGCGGCCGCCAGGGTGGCCACAAGGAAGTGTACAGGGGCGCGGAATATCAGGTGGACTTTGTGCCCAAGATCAAAATCGAGGCCGTGGTCGAAGACGACTTCGCATCCCAGGTAGTGGAAGCCGCCCGCAGCGCAGCCTATACCGGCGAGGTCGGCGACGGCAAGATCTTCGTCTCCACAGTGGACGAAGTGGTCCGTATCCGTACCGGCGAAACCGGCGAAGAAGCCATTTAA
- a CDS encoding ammonium transporter: MNYTDNAFILICAALVMFMTPGLALFYGGLVRSKNVLATIMQSFIMLGLVSVLWAVIGYSLSFGSDINGLIGGLDFAFLSGVGLDNAGSPAENLPHLTFMIFQCMFAVITPALITGAFAERMKFAGFMVFSALWLILVYAPMCHWVWGGGWMGEMGALDFAGGAVVHMSSGAAALCCAILIGKRKGHGTRAFIPHNLPMTILGAGILWFGWFGFNAGSALSADGVAANAFVTTHMAAAAAALSWIIAEWVHGGKATTLGAASGAVAGLVAITPAAGFVTPMWAIVLGLGAGIICYGGIMLKNRFGYDDALDVVGIHGVGGTYGALATGVLATVGAEGLIAGNPHQLWVQFVSVVATWGFCFVMTFILFKAVDATIGLKATGEEQDKGMDIAEHSETGYQWQ; the protein is encoded by the coding sequence ATGAACTACACAGACAACGCTTTCATACTGATCTGTGCGGCCCTGGTCATGTTCATGACCCCCGGCCTGGCACTGTTCTACGGCGGGCTGGTCCGCTCGAAAAACGTTCTCGCGACCATAATGCAGTCTTTCATAATGCTCGGGCTGGTGTCCGTGCTGTGGGCGGTCATAGGATATTCCCTGTCCTTCGGTTCCGACATCAACGGGCTGATCGGCGGGCTGGACTTCGCTTTCCTGAGCGGCGTCGGCCTGGACAACGCCGGGTCGCCTGCCGAAAACCTGCCCCACCTGACCTTCATGATCTTCCAGTGCATGTTCGCGGTCATCACGCCCGCACTGATCACGGGCGCCTTTGCCGAGCGCATGAAGTTTGCAGGATTCATGGTCTTTTCCGCCCTCTGGTTGATCCTGGTCTATGCCCCCATGTGCCACTGGGTCTGGGGCGGCGGCTGGATGGGCGAGATGGGCGCCCTGGACTTTGCCGGCGGCGCGGTCGTACACATGAGCTCCGGGGCCGCGGCCCTGTGCTGCGCCATCCTCATAGGTAAAAGGAAAGGCCACGGCACCAGAGCGTTCATCCCCCACAACCTGCCCATGACCATTCTGGGCGCGGGCATTCTCTGGTTCGGCTGGTTCGGCTTCAATGCCGGTTCCGCCCTGTCCGCTGACGGCGTTGCAGCCAACGCCTTTGTGACCACCCACATGGCTGCGGCCGCTGCGGCCCTGTCCTGGATCATCGCGGAATGGGTGCACGGCGGAAAGGCCACCACCTTGGGCGCAGCCTCGGGCGCTGTGGCCGGTCTGGTCGCCATCACCCCGGCGGCAGGCTTTGTCACCCCCATGTGGGCCATCGTGCTCGGCCTGGGTGCGGGCATCATCTGCTACGGGGGCATCATGCTCAAGAACAGGTTCGGGTATGACGATGCCCTGGACGTGGTCGGCATACATGGCGTGGGCGGCACCTACGGAGCACTGGCCACCGGCGTGCTGGCCACGGTCGGCGCAGAAGGGCTGATCGCGGGCAACCCCCACCAACTCTGGGTCCAATTCGTATCCGTGGTCGCCACCTGGGGATTCTGCTTTGTCATGACCTTCATCCTCTTCAAGGCGGTGGACGCCACCATCGGCCTCAAGGCAACCGGAGAGGAGCAGGACAAGGGCATGGACATTGCCGAACATTCAGAGACCGGATATCAGTGGCAGTAA
- a CDS encoding NAD-dependent deacylase: MSNQALENAALALKNARCALAFTGAGISVESGVPPFRGPGGVWSKYDPDMFEKGYFKRHPEEVWPLLKEIFYDTLGRARPNPAHTALAELEAVGKLAGIITQNIDSLHQAAGSGVVHEYHGSTRRMQCMHCREFFASETISLEKLPPLCPHCSGLLKPDFVFFGEGIPTAVHIAAVELAEQSDVCLIIGTGGQVMPAGRIPYIVKNRGGTIIEVNLHDTDYSYTTSDYFLQGKAGEMTPKLVRLALA, translated from the coding sequence ATGTCCAATCAAGCCCTGGAAAATGCAGCCCTTGCACTGAAGAATGCCCGGTGCGCCCTGGCCTTCACCGGGGCGGGTATCTCCGTCGAGTCCGGCGTTCCACCCTTTCGCGGGCCGGGCGGCGTGTGGTCAAAGTATGACCCGGACATGTTTGAAAAGGGATACTTCAAGCGCCACCCGGAAGAGGTCTGGCCTCTGCTGAAAGAGATTTTTTACGACACGCTCGGCCGGGCCAGGCCCAACCCCGCCCATACGGCCTTGGCCGAACTTGAAGCTGTGGGCAAGCTGGCCGGGATCATCACCCAGAACATCGACTCCCTGCATCAGGCCGCCGGAAGCGGGGTGGTCCATGAATACCATGGCTCCACCCGGCGTATGCAGTGTATGCACTGCCGGGAGTTCTTTGCCTCCGAGACCATATCCCTGGAAAAACTGCCGCCCCTGTGCCCGCATTGCAGCGGTCTGCTCAAGCCGGATTTCGTGTTTTTCGGCGAGGGTATTCCCACGGCCGTGCACATTGCTGCCGTTGAACTGGCCGAACAGTCGGACGTCTGCCTGATTATCGGCACGGGCGGTCAGGTCATGCCTGCCGGACGCATTCCCTATATCGTCAAGAATCGGGGAGGCACGATCATCGAGGTCAACCTTCACGATACGGATTACTCCTACACCACCAGCGACTATTTCCTGCAAGGCAAGGCGGGCGAGATGACCCCGAAGCTGGTCCGCTTGGCGTTGGCCTGA
- a CDS encoding AEC family transporter, giving the protein MEMFINLTQAIVSLVIVYMLALYLRHRNVLEEQHSLILARIVTELCLPAVVFVNLASASISPEYMRPAFVMLGAELLCIALAWGAGTAFRLSRAEKGAIVFCAAFGSSTFLGYAIIMQLYPDTPQAMTEAVLISEVGVGYPIFILGPMLAAYFGSSGVSFRENIGASLAFFKSPVFFALLLGLAWQPLGLPGEENGLLRPLFDVCHVLSQALTPLAILAVGLMFKIPNLRQCLVMLTIVVAIKLLIKPFMLSYVSDLMGFEKLWKDVLVLLGAMPPAVLGVVFLRRYGGDASLASALLLVATILSCVTILGVFWAVG; this is encoded by the coding sequence ATGGAGATGTTTATCAATCTTACTCAAGCAATTGTCAGTCTGGTCATCGTGTACATGTTGGCCTTGTACTTACGGCATCGGAACGTTCTTGAGGAACAGCATTCCTTAATTCTTGCGCGGATCGTCACGGAATTATGTCTCCCTGCAGTGGTTTTTGTCAATCTGGCTAGCGCAAGCATATCCCCGGAATACATGCGTCCTGCATTCGTGATGTTAGGAGCAGAGCTGTTATGCATAGCTCTGGCCTGGGGTGCAGGAACGGCGTTTCGTTTATCCAGAGCGGAAAAGGGAGCAATAGTATTTTGTGCTGCCTTCGGGTCATCAACTTTTCTGGGATATGCGATTATAATGCAACTGTATCCCGACACCCCGCAAGCCATGACCGAGGCTGTTCTCATCTCAGAAGTCGGCGTCGGCTACCCCATTTTCATCTTGGGCCCCATGCTGGCTGCGTACTTCGGCAGTTCAGGGGTATCTTTCCGGGAGAACATCGGAGCCTCCCTGGCCTTTTTTAAATCTCCGGTCTTTTTTGCGCTGCTTCTGGGCCTGGCCTGGCAGCCACTGGGATTGCCCGGGGAAGAAAACGGCTTGCTCCGCCCTCTTTTTGATGTCTGTCATGTACTGAGTCAGGCATTGACGCCGCTTGCAATTCTTGCCGTCGGACTGATGTTCAAAATTCCAAATCTCAGGCAATGCCTGGTAATGCTGACGATTGTGGTTGCCATAAAACTCCTGATCAAACCGTTTATGCTGTCCTACGTGTCCGATTTAATGGGATTTGAAAAACTCTGGAAGGATGTTCTGGTCCTGTTGGGAGCGATGCCCCCGGCAGTGCTGGGAGTTGTTTTCTTGCGCCGGTACGGCGGAGATGCTTCCCTGGCCTCGGCCTTGTTGCTGGTGGCAACCATTCTGAGTTGCGTGACAATTCTGGGAGTTTTCTGGGCCGTGGGGTAG
- the galE gene encoding UDP-glucose 4-epimerase GalE — translation MKKTLITGGAGYIGSHAAKALTQLGREVVVLDSLVAGHRDFLKWGAFEHGDLGDPAFIEGVFSRHDIGEVLHFAAFIAVGESVQRPRIYYGNNVRNTLNLLDAMLKADVKRLVFSSTAAVYGEPITDIIAEDHPLSPLSPYAWSKRMIEQILADYDHAYGLKHVCLRYFNAAGADRDAEIGERHQPETHLIPLILHAALGLRDNITIFGTDYPTPDGTCLRDYIHVTDLADAHVKALDFLESGGASRAFNLGNGNGFSVREIIDVAREVSGREIPVTESERRAGDSPALVASASAAREILGWHPQFGDVHDIVRTAWNWHQKDLA, via the coding sequence ATGAAAAAGACACTCATCACCGGCGGCGCCGGATATATCGGTTCCCATGCGGCCAAGGCCCTGACGCAGCTCGGGCGCGAAGTGGTGGTCCTGGATTCCCTGGTGGCCGGACACCGCGACTTCCTCAAATGGGGAGCGTTCGAGCACGGCGACCTGGGCGATCCCGCCTTTATCGAGGGCGTGTTCTCCCGTCACGACATCGGCGAGGTCCTGCACTTCGCCGCCTTCATCGCCGTGGGCGAATCCGTGCAAAGGCCGCGCATCTACTACGGCAACAACGTGCGCAACACCCTGAATCTCCTGGACGCCATGCTCAAGGCGGACGTGAAAAGACTGGTCTTCTCCTCCACCGCTGCGGTCTACGGCGAGCCAATCACGGACATCATCGCCGAGGATCACCCGCTCTCGCCGCTGTCGCCCTATGCCTGGTCCAAGCGGATGATCGAGCAGATCCTGGCCGACTATGACCACGCCTACGGCCTGAAGCACGTCTGCCTGCGCTATTTCAACGCGGCCGGGGCAGACAGGGATGCCGAGATCGGAGAACGCCACCAGCCCGAGACCCATCTCATCCCGCTCATCCTGCATGCGGCCCTGGGACTGCGCGACAACATCACCATCTTCGGCACTGACTACCCGACCCCGGACGGCACCTGCCTGCGCGACTACATCCACGTCACGGACCTGGCCGACGCCCACGTCAAGGCCCTCGACTTCCTGGAATCAGGCGGTGCGTCCCGCGCCTTCAACCTGGGCAACGGCAACGGTTTTTCCGTACGCGAGATCATTGACGTGGCCCGCGAGGTCTCCGGCAGGGAGATTCCGGTCACGGAATCCGAACGCCGCGCCGGAGACTCCCCGGCCCTGGTCGCCTCAGCCTCCGCCGCCCGCGAAATCCTTGGATGGCACCCGCAATTCGGCGATGTCCACGACATCGTGCGCACAGCCTGGAACTGGCATCAAAAAGACTTGGCCTAG
- a CDS encoding methyl-accepting chemotaxis protein: MFDPKRVPFRFKLSIGVTGMVALTAIALAAGIIYQVDTALGELQVDPAKLVEMKQSLLIMAGIIVVAGILGATLGSIILVRTLIKPLRKLSNFTHEVARGNYDTTIEYLPKDAISEAIEAVKSMTGELKTKLGLAQGLLSGLTQPCVVVDTNEIITFLNQPELDLLQIDDPPSKFIGMHMAQFIYGDKNKPTMLGECMRKDKVVVAQVTEGKGRKGRPYHLLVDISPIKDLDGRIVGAFTILTETTQIKQSEAEALHQHKIIVDAAKEAEAIAEQLDTASTTLSQQVDEASHGSEIQRDRAGETATAMEEMNATVLEVARNASDASVNADQMRDLAEEGASLVNQVVEAIQGVGRQSEALKTSMAVLDQQTKDIGAIMQVIDDIADQTNLLALNAAIEAARAGEAGRGFAVVADEVRKLAEKTMTATKEVDEAIQAIRTGTHENVTATESAVSSIQKSTELANEAGKFIENIHKSVIMAADQVRSIATAAEEQSATSEEVARATEEINTISSETAHAMTEARADLDALSTLAASLKELIGRMQS; this comes from the coding sequence ATGTTCGATCCCAAAAGAGTTCCCTTTCGGTTCAAGCTCTCCATCGGCGTGACCGGCATGGTGGCGTTGACCGCCATCGCTCTTGCAGCCGGCATCATTTATCAGGTGGACACGGCCCTCGGAGAGCTACAGGTAGACCCGGCCAAATTGGTTGAAATGAAGCAGAGTCTCCTGATAATGGCCGGCATCATTGTCGTTGCAGGCATACTGGGTGCGACTCTTGGAAGCATCATTCTGGTGCGCACCCTGATCAAACCTCTGCGCAAGCTCTCGAACTTCACCCATGAGGTGGCCAGGGGCAACTACGACACCACCATCGAATACCTGCCTAAAGACGCCATCAGCGAGGCTATCGAAGCCGTAAAGAGCATGACGGGCGAACTCAAGACCAAGCTCGGCCTGGCCCAGGGGTTGCTGTCAGGCCTGACCCAGCCCTGCGTGGTGGTGGACACGAACGAGATCATCACCTTTCTCAACCAGCCGGAGCTGGACCTCCTCCAGATCGACGACCCGCCCTCAAAATTCATCGGCATGCACATGGCTCAATTCATCTATGGCGACAAGAACAAACCCACCATGCTCGGCGAATGCATGCGCAAAGACAAGGTCGTCGTGGCCCAGGTCACCGAGGGCAAAGGGCGCAAGGGCCGTCCCTACCACCTGCTGGTGGACATATCCCCCATCAAGGACCTGGATGGACGCATTGTCGGCGCATTCACCATCCTGACCGAGACCACGCAAATCAAACAGAGCGAGGCCGAAGCCCTGCACCAGCACAAGATCATCGTGGACGCTGCCAAAGAGGCCGAAGCCATCGCCGAACAGCTGGACACCGCTTCCACAACCCTGTCCCAACAGGTGGACGAGGCCAGCCACGGTTCGGAAATCCAACGCGACCGGGCCGGAGAAACCGCCACGGCCATGGAGGAAATGAACGCCACGGTCCTGGAGGTAGCACGCAACGCATCCGACGCATCGGTCAACGCCGACCAGATGCGGGATCTGGCAGAAGAGGGCGCCTCGCTCGTGAACCAGGTGGTCGAAGCCATCCAGGGTGTGGGACGCCAATCCGAAGCCCTGAAGACATCCATGGCCGTCCTGGACCAGCAGACCAAGGACATCGGAGCGATCATGCAGGTCATCGACGACATCGCAGACCAGACCAACCTCCTGGCCCTGAATGCGGCCATCGAGGCCGCCCGCGCCGGAGAGGCCGGGCGCGGCTTTGCCGTGGTCGCGGACGAGGTCCGCAAATTGGCCGAAAAAACCATGACCGCCACCAAGGAAGTGGACGAGGCCATTCAGGCCATCAGGACCGGCACCCACGAAAACGTGACGGCCACGGAAAGCGCGGTCTCCTCCATCCAGAAATCCACGGAACTGGCCAACGAGGCTGGAAAATTCATCGAAAATATCCACAAAAGCGTGATCATGGCCGCCGACCAGGTGCGCTCCATCGCCACGGCAGCCGAGGAGCAGTCCGCCACCAGTGAGGAAGTTGCCCGGGCCACCGAAGAGATCAACACCATTTCCAGCGAAACGGCGCACGCCATGACCGAAGCCAGGGCCGACCTCGATGCCCTGTCCACCCTAGCCGCCTCCCTCAAGGAACTGATCGGGCGGATGCAGTCCTAG
- the chrA gene encoding chromate efflux transporter, with translation MTAASTSPSLIRIFCRFFRLGLTAFGGPAMVPYIRTMAVDREQWLDEDSFRLGISLTQLLPGATAMQVAAYVGLRARGGPGALAAYLGFSLPAFLLMLGLSALYFSARNVKAVTAAFQGMQLVIVALILHAALNFARQYLDSLSARLLACLAGVWLGLRGNPILAMAVVCFLAVILLKDEQGGRPLHHAGTDTKPLKFAGLLLAGLAVFMGALYLTDPRLFDLGLLMIKIDCFAFGGGYVSVPLMLHEVVEVRHWLTGSQFMDGIALGQITPGPIVMTGAFLGYALAGAVGALVAAVTVFSPSLIFLCAATPFADRLTSSSLARRVLKGSLISLVGLMAAVAFRFGMSVQWDAPEAVFTLLAFAALRLGVDVLWVVLAGAAVSTLLF, from the coding sequence ATGACCGCCGCCTCGACCAGCCCTTCCCTGATCCGCATCTTCTGCCGTTTTTTCAGGCTCGGGCTGACCGCTTTCGGCGGGCCTGCCATGGTGCCGTATATCCGAACCATGGCCGTGGATCGGGAACAGTGGCTTGACGAAGACAGCTTCCGGCTCGGCATCTCCCTGACCCAACTCCTTCCCGGTGCAACGGCCATGCAGGTGGCGGCCTACGTGGGGCTGCGCGCACGCGGCGGCCCCGGTGCCCTGGCCGCGTATCTGGGCTTCAGCCTGCCCGCCTTCCTGCTCATGCTCGGCCTGTCCGCGCTCTATTTCTCGGCCCGCAACGTAAAAGCCGTGACCGCTGCGTTCCAGGGGATGCAGCTCGTCATCGTGGCCCTCATTCTCCACGCCGCCTTGAACTTCGCCCGGCAATACCTGGATTCCCTGTCCGCCCGGCTCCTGGCCTGCCTGGCAGGTGTCTGGCTCGGCCTCAGGGGCAACCCGATCCTGGCCATGGCCGTGGTCTGCTTTCTGGCCGTAATCTTGTTGAAGGATGAGCAGGGAGGTCGCCCGCTCCACCATGCCGGGACCGACACCAAGCCGCTGAAATTCGCCGGACTGCTCCTGGCCGGGCTGGCCGTCTTCATGGGCGCCCTCTACCTGACCGACCCCAGGCTGTTCGATCTGGGCCTGCTCATGATCAAGATCGACTGCTTCGCCTTTGGCGGCGGATACGTGTCCGTGCCGCTCATGCTTCATGAGGTGGTGGAAGTTCGCCACTGGCTGACCGGCAGCCAGTTCATGGACGGCATCGCACTGGGGCAGATCACGCCCGGTCCCATCGTCATGACGGGCGCATTCCTTGGATACGCCCTGGCCGGGGCCGTCGGTGCACTGGTCGCGGCCGTGACCGTGTTTTCTCCCTCCCTCATCTTCCTTTGCGCCGCCACACCCTTTGCCGACCGTTTGACCAGCTCCTCCCTGGCCCGGCGCGTGCTCAAGGGCAGCCTGATTTCCCTGGTAGGTCTCATGGCTGCGGTCGCATTCAGATTCGGCATGAGCGTCCAGTGGGACGCGCCCGAAGCCGTCTTCACCCTGCTCGCCTTTGCGGCCCTGCGCCTGGGCGTGGATGTCCTGTGGGTGGTCCTGGCCGGGGCCGCGGTCAGCACACTGCTTTTTTGA